The Maylandia zebra isolate NMK-2024a linkage group LG14, Mzebra_GT3a, whole genome shotgun sequence genome includes the window TGCATGATAGTTAAGACAATCTGTTTttagaaagggggaaaaaaagcttgtttttgCTGTTATCATTGTAATAATTATAGAAATTAATGTCAACCCTACATTTTTTAAGCCAAATTTGTGCTGCTGCATGTTACTACAGACCTCTGGATGGTTTAGTGTTTTGAAAATGATCAAAACCCTTGTGAAAACCTTTTAATTCATGCGAGTGGCGTAATTCTAGATAGGACAAAGCTATTCTGTTAGTCCACTCCGGTCCAGAGATATCTGTATTGCCCCGATCCCCTGAACATGTACAAACAGTGGAGGCATAGCACCGGAAAAAGGACAGGGGCGAAAATAAGTATTTAGTTAAAACCACAAGTGGAGTTTCACATAAGAACACAAAAGCATGACTGCGGTCTTGAACAGAAATagtgtaaattaaaaaatatataaatatgtactAAACTATGCTAAGATTGGACTTTTCTAAAACACATATTATATGGTTTGAAAACGGAATGGGGAaactattaaataaaaataaacctggaTCAAGTGTTGGTCTTTTTTGCAGTTATTCAGAACTGCTGATGAGAAACAACCCACCCCCCTGGTGTTCACTAGTTTGACTGTCCAGGCCAATTTTTTAAAGGCAGGGTGATGTCTCAGCCTCATCCTCCCACCTAAGCAGATTTTTGTGTCGAATAGTGGTTACAGAtgtgagcacacacacaaacacttctcCTGTTTAGAGAGCCGGCCGGCCTCGCAGCTCCAGACAGTTAAGCATCACTAGTTACTGTAAAAAGGAGATGGATTCAGCTCAAAAGGTTTGTGCACGACAAACTGACAGCTGAGCATTTACACCCCAAAAGTTAAATCCCCCTTCTTGAAGCTATGtaaaatgtgaatgtttgcgCTGTAAATTGGTTAAGTGTGATGAGGAAGGATGAAGGGATGACCTCGTTCTCGGATTCAATCCTCTCCGTCACCGAGGATGCAAATAGGAGACTCGGGAGGATTGGAAAAACCCCCAGTGCGACTTATCTTTCTGCTCCATGTTTTATCTCTCTGCTGTCCACGCAGCTCGGTTTCATCTCAGCCTGTTCTGAGTAGCTGTAATCAGAGGGAGAGGGTGTTTACCATTTCAACAAGCAAATACCCCTCATCTGCTCTGATCATATCTTTTCCTGTTGTccgatcttttttcttttagcaaCACTTGAGTTCGCCTGCTGTATCATGCATTTGTATGCGCTACATAAACAGCTGGTTTAAAATACAATATATTGCCGTTGTAAGCAGATGTTTTGACATTTCAGGTGTTTGTATAAATTCTTGGCATATCTAAATTTTTAATGTAACagtttaattattattacataTTTCACAATGGCACTTGGGTAATAGAAAAATCCGCTGATGAATGAACATGTTTACCGGCAGTTTAAACCTGCccgagtgatttttttttaaacacttaatGAATTTTTAATAACTCAATTTGAGGATTtgttaaacacatttcattaaatATGACTATAGTCTACTGCTGTCTTATTTTGTGTTACTGATTTTATGTTTCCACACCAGCTATAGATGCTGATAATTACATTAACAAGCACTTATAAGCGTCCTGATAACTCACAACTGCATTATAATGATTTATTAAGTGATGCGTACAGTACTGgttttacatgtttgaaagtaaATTCCTCTCCTGCTGTTTAATATATAAGTTAAAAACAGGATGCTACACAGGCCGTGTTCAAATGGTTATTAATATATCCACACTGCAGTATGCAATTAATTAGGAACCTTGCAGAGCTTTGTTTCCCCCTAGTGGCACACCTCAGATCGTACACCCTTGATAATAACAGCTGGCTGCATTTGAATTCAGCACCACGTCCAGTTATCGTGTCCCCTCCTCGTCCCACTACCACTCTGCTCAGTGGTCATAGAGGAGCTTTCACAGAAGCCTTATAAATAGCACAgagaaatcaaatatttatcttCTGAATTTGTGTGTCCCTTCCTGCAGTGgacagacacgcacacgcacgcatactcacgcacacacacacgcgcacccTCCTACTGCTGCAGCACAAGAAGGAAACGCCACTGATACAGTTAACCCacacaaaaaaatttaatacCCTTCGTGAGGGAGTAGATGGTCCAAACCTTGACATACTAAATAGGGAGAGGTGTGATGACACAggtttttaatgtaaaaactTGCAGCCAACACCCAAATGCTTTGTAAAAAGTCATGTGACATATGACTTACTTACTTACATAGTTAGTACACATACACCAATGTTTTAATATACTTATAtatgtcttttttgtttgtcttttatcCAGACCAGCCAGATACAGTACCCATTAATATACAGTCACATCTGCAACAATACCGATTTTAATATCATACAGTCCGACCGTCAGAGAGGAATCCATGGCAGGTTTCCAGGTCCATCTTCTCTATGCAAACACATAAGAAATCAGCCTTTGTAAAATTCCGCTCTCTTTTAATAATCATTATTGTATAGACTGGTGGTGATACTTGTCCTTGTATCTCGTGTcttctgtgcaaaagttttttttttgttgttgttttttttaactttatgaaCCCAAAACATGATTGACATAACAGGATACCTGGCTGTTCACTTTACAGTTATgatgaagttttttttcttttttctttcttctttttttttttttttttttttttttttttacaattaaacAGTTACATCCTAACGCCACACCCCTTGGCATATcacagaaaaaggagaaaattaaaaatccaACACAATGCTTCCCGTTCTCAGTATTGGAAAGCAGTGGTAGAGAGGACGGTTTATGACTACAGTGAGCAGCATCCTCCATtcgtacattttttttttagaataagGCACTGCTGCATAAAGAAAGGACATGGCCAACAGACTTCTGTGGGAGCATGACGGGGAGGCAGGATGAACGAGACCGTGTTCTTCTCCAGCAACTCGCAGAAAGCTCGTCTCagtatgtgtgcttgtgtttatCTCTTGCTGTGTGCTGGGAAAGTGTGTCATATGGCATGTAGACATATTCGTgtttttacatgtgtgtgtttgtatgtggcTGAGCCATTTCTTTTGGCTACACTACTTTACTCAGACTGTGCTCTCTAGCATCCACTCAGTGCTGCTGAATGTAACTCTCCTGTTGGCGAGCGGCGAGGACTCCATGTTGAGCTGGTTGGTGGATTTGTGCCACCTCGTCCTCGCTCTGCGTGGGTAACTATGACTCTGAAAAATGGAGTAATCCCCGCCGTCAAACGAGAATCTGTGCCTAGTTCGTGCTAGCTCATTAGGGAGCAACCCCATGTTGGCCAGGGTACTCTTCTTGTCCTTGAGCCTGGGAGCCTCCTTGGTGCCAGCATTGGGGCCTATGAGACACAGGGACATGGTGGAGCCTGTCAGGCTATTGTCCATCTGCGTGTCGTCAGATGGGGGACCAGAGCGCTCTCCATCCAGGCTGGTTCTTCTCTTCATCTTGTCTACAGTCATGGGAGGCAGCTCCACCTCCAGTATGGCAGTTGTGGCTGCTGAATCCTCCTTTTTCTCACCATCCACCCTCAGCACCAGTGCCATGCACTCTTTGGGTGCTAGGGCTTCATGCTGGCCTTCATCAGAAGGTTGCTTGGAGGCAGAACGCTGGAGCCGGTGCTGGCTTCCATTGGTCTGGGAGTGCATGCTACAGCTGACCTTGGTCTTGCTGTCCTCCGGGCTGCTGTAGGCCTTGTAACGAATCATCAGGATGATGATGAACACTAACACCGAAGCAACAATTATACCACCAATAATGATGATCATAGTGCCTCCCAGGAACTGGCTGTGCATGAAACGGCACTGGCTGACCTCACTGGCTGTGTGGAACTGTACGCAGCCGACCACACGGGTAGCTGTTAACGAAGTGATGCCGTCATCGTAAACCGCCAGCACACAAAGGTCGTATTCCCGTCCTGCAGCCAGATCATTGATTAAGAAGTTCTTGCTGGTGGATGGGATCATTCTGCGGAGAAAAGAAACAGCGCAGTGATGAAGATGTGGAGGAGTAATCTTAAGAATTACAACACCCACATGCACTGATTTGCACAAGGTGTATTAAATCACACAGAGGTGTCAGTTCTGCATCAGAATAAGGTAACAGTGCCATTACCACAAACTTTAAATATCACTCTGGTAGACAGACATAAAAAACATCACACTTCAATACAGGTGACTTCTAAGTGCATATGTTGTATTATATTGTAAAAAGGCTGTGAGAAGTTGCTCGATTTGGTTTGTGTCTAACAAAGTGACAGCGAAGGTGATAAAAAAGGCAGGAGAGGCTCACTGTCTCGAGTATATGCCACAACAGCTGCAGGCTGGAGGACAAGTGACGCATGAAGTGAAGACAGTTTGGATGTGTGAATACCTAAGGTCACAGTTTGTTGGCAACTGTAAGATTACACGACTCTAAGTACGAAGGAGAAAGGCATTGTCTTCAGGTCAACATTGGCGTTAATATAATTAGAAGCTTGTTCCTTTTCCCTAAGGGAAGACTTTGATGGTTATCATTTGTAGGTAATAATGTACCACCTAAAGACAAAACAACACTCAGCTCCATGCTAAAACGGGATGAGAAAATTATACAGGAGAGCAACTCATTATATCTGATAAAacctagaaaaaaagaaagaaagaaagaaagtcaaCCACTATTATTAACTTACTCTGTGAATACATAAATCCTGGGATGCTTTTCAGTAAAATATATTCAGTTAATTTGTGTCACGTTTTGCATAATAAACACGTGAAACTTCAGATTCTCACACTTTAACAGTGTTTGCAAATGGTAATTTTTATCCATTATTCTAAAGAGTAAGCTCATCCAGTGTAACCATGCAAAACGTTTTaattgctgtaacttttttatattaattttttaaactaGTGGTATTTGGGAATTTTATCAGAATTCAAAAAAAATGATGAATCGCCCAAGAAATCTTAACGCTACAATGCTGAAATGTGGAAAACTTCTCCATGTACTGGTGCTTTATGCTTGAAATACAATCAAGACCATCTGTAAGCAACAGTGATTCTCAAACAACTATTTTTATAGTTTACTTCAAATTTCAAACACTTTGTTGGAAGATAATAAGGTAGATTTCTTCAAGTGCTGTTCTGTCCTGGGATTCCTTACAAAAAAGATAGGTAGAACTCCAAACTGAGtgtaaggagcttggaaagaaaagtgtctggacttctctAGGGttacttgaagatgtttcacctctcatccgagaagcttcttcagttgtaAGAGCAATTGGTGGAGGTTCCCAGGTTTTAAGCCCTACGGGAGTGTCtccaagagggtcatggaccctCTATCCTCTACATctatgatcctctacctaatcacacaagccaaggtgtgaaaatgggtgtgggtcacaatcagccaaggtttgaTCTACTGAGGTTATGTGGCCCAGGGTGTGAGTGGGCgataaggcgtctgggaagggatctttccgagctccttagactacaatgacctggacgactgagaaccttcacagacaactcCAAACTGTTGACCATGAACATTATCCATATGTTCAATTTCAGATATCATGAATGCTTTTTCTGTAATTAGTAAAATCTTGTTTGCAAACGCCTATTGTTGCTAGACATACTTTCCATACTCTTCCTGGTCTTTCACATGAGCTCTTCATAAAACAGGGGGCAGAGAGGATTTGTGAGTTTATgcataatttttctttttgtggatGGGTTCAAATTACCTAAAACTAGTAGACCAAAACAAACTCATTCATTGCAATCACTCCCCTGTACACAAAGCCATCTTGCTGACATTATTTATGATAATTGGCCACAATATCTCACAAACTGGCTGTGCTACAAAATAGAAACTTGGCAGAAAGCtgaatttttcacattttcaaaaaaaaactgctttgaCGGCATCACCACATGGTTAGTTACAAAGGGTAATCCTGCATAACCTACATGTACACACAAGATTTCGATTCCAAGTTGCTCAGCTAGGTAAGTCTTAAGCTTCTAGTTCCAGCAGCTACAAACAAGCTGCAAAAGATTTTAGCAgttacatttcatttcagtaTCATATATCTAACACTTGTCATCGAACAATAAATGAAGAAGCAATTCATGCCTTCAATTTCGATTTAGCACAACAAGATTGGAGTTCGGTGTATGAAGAGTCAGATGTGGACAAGGCTTATGACAATTTCCTAGATATTTTTACTATGTGGTACAATAAACATTGTCCTGTAAACgaacacatgacaaagaaaaaaaagataaaaagtccttggctcacaaaaggaattattaatgcttgcaaaaagaaaaacaatctgtataaacagtttatcaaagtaaaaacaaaagaagtggaacaaagatataaagcatatagaaataaattgactgatattataagaacgagcaaacaactttattatagaagaagattatatgaaaataaaaacaatataaaaggaacttgggatgtgttaaacaacttaattaaacaaggatcttctggaacatcatatcctgaatattttactgatgcaaatggtgaaaatcacaacatgagtaatattgtcgataggttcaataaattcttcataaatgttggccctgaactagcagcggacatcccgtgtcataaaaatgaaaatatcagcaatataaaatcaaatcccttttcactgttcctctcagctacaaatgagcaagaagtaataaatatcacattagaatgtaaaagtaagtcttcaatggattatcacgacataaatatgtctgtagttaaacaggttattctgaatattgctagtcccttaacatatatctgtaatttatcatttcagtccggttgttttccaaaaaaaatgaaaattgcgaaagtaataccaatatataaaagtaatgacaaacatagttttaccaattataggcctatttctctactgcctcaattctcaaaaattctagaaaaactttttaattcaagattacaaaaattccttgaaaaacatcaaataataaatgttggtcagtatggtttcagaacacaaagaaccacttcaatggcgataattgaggcagtagaagaaattactgatacactggataaaaataaatatgcagttggtatttttgttgatctcaaaaaggccttcgacacaatcaatcactcaattttactggataaattggaaagatatggtattcgagggaaagctggtaactggttaaaaagttaTCTAACGGGTCgggaacaatatgttagcatagggcattaccattcagagaaacttggtattacatgtggtgttccccaagggtcagtgttgggaccaaaacttttcaatgtatacataaatgatatttttgatgtttctcaagtacttaaactcatactgttcgcagatgacaccaacatatttttcagtagcgatgattatactgatcttgtaatgactgtaaacagggagctacaattaataaaaaaatggatggacataaataaattatcattaaatataaataaaactaaagcaatgttttttggtaattttaaatataatatagaattaccaattataattgaaggtgtaccaattgataatgtgagtgaaaacaaatttttgggagtcgtaattgataacaaaatttcatggaaaccccacgtcagacacataaaaaccaaaatttccagaagcctcgcagttttgaacaaagtgaaacaattccttgataaagatgcacttcgtactctgtactgtaccctggttcttccatatcttacatattgtgtggaagtgtggggaaacacatataaaaatacaactaatccattagtcacagtacagaaacgagcactgcgtattattcacaaggctggttatctagatcatactcacaaattctttcttcaggcaaagttacttaaattccaggatctggttaattacaatacatccataattttgtataaagcttttactaaacttttaccggcaaatttacaaactagatttgaaattcgagaaaaggtttataatgtgagaggctttggagaattcaaattacccagaactcgaacaacccgtaaaggtttttgtgtgtctgtatgtggtgtgaaaatctggaacagtctgagtttacaactgaaacaatgcaaaaatattcatagatttaaatttctctacaaacagttggtctggtcacagtatactcaatgatggttttttagtgtgctctgtaatgtctgttctcttaccattgctggtatggattcaaaaaaaaaagaaaaaaaaagactgtgcgtatgtatgtacatatatgtacatgtgtgtgtagatatatatgtatgtatatgtatgtgtgtatgtgtgtgtttgttacttgtagttattactgcctgttacctgtggtaatgtaatttataatttatatattctgtattcagttatgaaggctctaattgttgcTTGCGAGCTGCAGTTTAGATGCTTGTATGCgcccggggctgttgatgggACTGTATGCAATaatgggcgtagctgcgggaagtatattgttttgttttgtttttttgtttttttgttgatgagtgagtataggggtgggatttaataagttttcttcgtcccactcctttttcaggcaatttttgttttttgttttgtgcattttatgttcaatataggtatttgttgtgcctggaaatgaacaaataaatgaatgaaatgaaatactCCAAACTCTACAAAATTTTTACATATACAACTGAGAAGTGTTAAATAAGTATCCCCCTGAAACCCACAGGTAGATTCTGGGGTGATGGATGGGTTGCAGGCGCTGTGGCACTGACAAAATTGTAGCAGCAGCTGCAATTTATCTTATACTTTATAATGTAACTCACTGTTAACAATTTGCCTGCGCTGACAATGTTCTTTGTGTAACCAAGACACAACAAAAGCAAATGCAATAAAGTTTGAAATCACTTTCATATTTCATACAATCCACTTCATTCTGTTTACAGTTACCAGCTAATTATTTTTCACTTTAGATACAAAACAATATGAGTATCTAAAATATGATACACTGTTACAGACTTATGGATCTAAAAGTTTAGGCAGGGGGGTATGACTAGCTCTATTTCAACTTTCTATAACATCTAAATATGCCATTCCATGTTATCACATCAGCTATGAGGTCAATAATGATATGAATAATATATAAACCGCTGACTTCTCTCATTTTTGGCTcataaaaacagcataaaatCCCAAACTGCTTACAATGTTTTGAGCAAAAGCATGTTAATCCTCTCATGACACCTCAGATGTATGCTGTTACTGTGGGCAGCCCTGAGGACTTTCATCTgtaaacaaatatttttgtAGTGCTTGTACTGTTACTTTTAACTTACAGTAAGTAAATGATCTGACTCCTTCTTCCACTGCTATAACCAAGCCTATCATTAGACAACCACATGTAATCACACTCTGTGTTGCAACCAATTAATGCAGACACTTGCTAATGAAACAAACAGTTACATGCAGTGAAATAGTTAGCCTcagtgttattgttgttgtcatATTATGTTTTAATGATGCTGAAAAGACTATTTAGTCCTTTAGGGTGCTGGACTCATAAGCAGTTCAGCTGCTTGAGTGCTCTGTCATAATGTAACAAGCAATtacagaaaatataaatatctTAAGCGTACTGTACAATTTTGGCACAGTAAAATTTTCATTTATGTATAACTCTCTCTCCTGACTGCACTAGAGGAGTTGCTTGTTTTTGGACGCACTTAATCATTTTGCTTCCTTGGGATATGTCAATCTCCCATAACGGACAGCTGTGTCATTCAGCAGATGGTCAATCCAGATGTCTCACCTTTCCTCATATCCCTATCTACCCTCGTTCATCCATCCTGGCTTCATAGCTTACCTGTACACCAAAGTATCATCTGCCGTGCTGTTGTACTGAATCTGGTACATTCTGATGCCAGGGATATGGCGCTCAGATGGCCAGCGGATCACAGCGGAGGAGGAGGTCAGTTCAGTGACCATCACCCTTCTGTCCTGCTTGTCATAGCCCTTGGTGTCATTGCCAGATTTGGAGGAGGTGGTGATGTCTGAGAGTCCAGGGTCCTCACGCATGTGGCCTGTGTTGTTAACAAACAAGGGTAAGGGGATCATGTTGATCTCAACAGCAGCTGTAGCGATGCCTGCGGCATTGGATGCCACACAATTAAATGACCCACTGTCCTTCAGAGTGGTGATGAGAATATCAAGGGTGCCATTATCATACAAGACGGTGCGGGAATTGTTATGCACCAGCTTGCCGTCTGGTGACCGCCAGTGAATATCTGGTTCCGGATCACCCACAGCTTTGCATTTAAGAGTCACTCCTTGCCCTTCCATCACAAAAGGCTTACTGGTAAGATGTTTGGTGATTAGCGGTGGCTCACAGATAAACTCTTCCTCTTGAATAGACCAGAAGTATTTGTCCATGAGGTGCTCTGGGGAGGCACAGGTCTCCAAGTCATCCTCTCTTGTTAGCCTGCGCAGCCACAGCAGCTCACAGTTACAGTGTAGGGGGTTTCCCCCAAAACTCACGGTCAGAGTAGACGAGCTGGAATCCTTGGCATCAGACAGGACCTGGGCGTGCTGGAACAGGCTGTCTGGCGGCAACTTCTGCAGCCTGTTAGAGGTCATGTCCAGGCGGACTAGCTTAGTGAGCAGTGTAAAGGTCCCTGCTCCAATGTGGTCAATTAGGTTGTGGTCCAGTGTGAGGGTGTTAATGTTGGTCATTTTGGCTATAGCTTCCCAGGGAAGGGTGCGCAGGTTGTTATTGGAAAGATCCAAGTCCTCTATTGTGGAAACAAACTCATCGAACGAGGTGGGGGCCACCTGGTGGATCTGGTTGTTTCCGAGGATGAGGTGCCGCAGGTTGACGAGGCCTTTAAAGTGTTCGCTTTTTATAGCACTGAGACGGTTTCCATCCATGTGGAGCGCCCGCAAGGCTCGCAGGCCGAGAAAGGCATGGGGTGTGATCTGACTGATGGTGTTGCGGGACAAAGTGAGGTGGACTAAACTAGTCATGTTGTAAAAGTCTTTCCTGCGGATGATGGTGATAAAGTTGTCAGTGAGTCGCAGCTCGACAGTCTTGCGGTCGATGGTGGGGGGCACGAACAACAGACCGGTTTTAGCACAGAGCAGAGTCAGAGTAGGGGAGAGGTGCTGGCAGATGCAGCGGCCGGGGCAGCTGTATCCCTTCACCAGGGCTGCAGACAGCAACATGCAAAGAACCAGCCGCTCCATTGTTGATCGGTTTCCAGATCCTGTGTGTGAGATAGACAAAGGGAAACAGGGGAAACAGAGTCAAAAAACCAGAAATCTTTGAATGAATAAATAGTACCAGGCTTTTTGAGAGCCTGCTGCAAAAAACCCACAGTCTGACCAAGGTTGCTGAGACTGCCAGCAAGGTATCAATCACAAAATGAAATGGAGCTTTTCTGAAATAATGGCACCTGGGATGATGAAAGGCTGCGCCAACCCTGTCAGAAGCCCATGTCTCTGGAGCTTTTTAATGGAAATAACAGAATGGGTTTTTTTGTGCCACCAGGCTGCATCACCACTGGGCCATATAATTTCCTGAATGATCACAGGGCAGTTTTCCTGTATTAGGTAACCATGCCATGTACATGTCCATCATGGAACAAggcttgtgtgtttttcttgctCTGAATTCCACATCAGGGAGGAGAATTAAAGATAGAAAGGGCGCTTGTCAAGAGTACTCAGTGATTTCTGTAACCTTTTCATACTCTCTGCCCTCGCTATGCCTCTGagatgtacaacaaaattagaCAGAAACCTGTCATGTAAATTTTGacaaggaaaaataaaactggaaaaagtAGAAATGCGGCCTGTTTTCATTGTTCATCCGATGGAAACATTATTGAGTGATTCCCAGGTTTTGAGGATGTTCAGATTCTCTGATTCCCATTTAGAAATATTGATTTCAGTCTTTGAGAGAACACGCCTGTGGTGACAGGAGTAAAAAGAAGTCCTTGGCAGTAATAACCATAAAAAGCCCACTGGAGCACACTAGCTACGTGCTGATGTTATATTGCCAGTGGTTTTACCCTTTTTGGCATTCATCTTGACTACTAATACCTTGTGTTTCACTGTTGATGAGAGCCTTTTAATGCTGCTAAAGTAGAGGGATGGCAACTCACTTTTCCCAGCAAGGTTTAGAGATTGACACATGGGTTACTGCAACCCAGCACTCTCCAAACCCACAGGGAAACGCTTCTTCCCAGCCAGATCCAGTGTGTCAATCAACAGcaatgtttctttttattggGTCCAGCATAATtatcttaattcatcctgaaaAAGCTGGCTGTGGATTTTAAACACAAATGATGTCTCTTTTTTTACAATTTGTGATGCTTTATCCAATTTGTCACATCTAATTTTAGAGTCCCTTTTTCTACATTCCACTATGTTGAGGTGGTGCTGACGGCCTTAACACCACAGATTTTTGTTCCCCTATTGTGCCCAAAGCAAAAGCATCTAGTGCTAACAGAACAAACAACCCTAAATTAAATTTGATTCAAAATGCCTGCGGTGAAATTCACAGAATATTGTAATGCCACAtgtcaaatttcattaaaaaaaagaaagcagagtGTTCTTTCTCTACCTTTCAAGCTTTCCCTTACGCTTTACACAAACACTCCCTTTTGCTTAAAAGCGATCAAACCTGATCTGATGAGCGTTATGTTCTGATAGTTCTATGTAAATACTCATAGGAGTAAGAAATTGTGCGTGCAATGTCTTTTTACATCAACCTGTGGCACACTGGCCAGACACCAGCGGACATTCTCAGT containing:
- the lrfn1 gene encoding leucine-rich repeat and fibronectin type III domain-containing protein 1, producing MERLVLCMLLSAALVKGYSCPGRCICQHLSPTLTLLCAKTGLLFVPPTIDRKTVELRLTDNFITIIRRKDFYNMTSLVHLTLSRNTISQITPHAFLGLRALRALHMDGNRLSAIKSEHFKGLVNLRHLILGNNQIHQVAPTSFDEFVSTIEDLDLSNNNLRTLPWEAIAKMTNINTLTLDHNLIDHIGAGTFTLLTKLVRLDMTSNRLQKLPPDSLFQHAQVLSDAKDSSSSTLTVSFGGNPLHCNCELLWLRRLTREDDLETCASPEHLMDKYFWSIQEEEFICEPPLITKHLTSKPFVMEGQGVTLKCKAVGDPEPDIHWRSPDGKLVHNNSRTVLYDNGTLDILITTLKDSGSFNCVASNAAGIATAAVEINMIPLPLFVNNTGHMREDPGLSDITTSSKSGNDTKGYDKQDRRVMVTELTSSSAVIRWPSERHIPGIRMYQIQYNSTADDTLVYRMIPSTSKNFLINDLAAGREYDLCVLAVYDDGITSLTATRVVGCVQFHTASEVSQCRFMHSQFLGGTMIIIIGGIIVASVLVFIIILMIRYKAYSSPEDSKTKVSCSMHSQTNGSQHRLQRSASKQPSDEGQHEALAPKECMALVLRVDGEKKEDSAATTAILEVELPPMTVDKMKRRTSLDGERSGPPSDDTQMDNSLTGSTMSLCLIGPNAGTKEAPRLKDKKSTLANMGLLPNELARTRHRFSFDGGDYSIFQSHSYPRRARTRWHKSTNQLNMESSPLANRRVTFSSTEWMLESTV